From Candidatus Nitricoxidivorans perseverans, the proteins below share one genomic window:
- the hemN gene encoding oxygen-independent coproporphyrinogen III oxidase: MSSNFQELIFDPQVIRRFDVNGPRYTSYPTADRFVEAFDAEAYRSWLGRRTIGGIARPLSLYFHIPFCNTICYYCACNKIITKDHGRSAKYIRYLDREMAMQAEALDGSRDVIQLHWGGGTPTFLADDEMKRLMELTQRHFRLLPNGEYSIEVDPRKVDRATVRLLGELGFNRMSVGVQDFEPAVQQAVNRVQTLDETRVVIEAAREFGFKSVSVDLIYGLPKQNVISFNHSLDEVIKLSPDRLSIYNYAHLPNLAKPQRRILESELPSAETKLQILQTAIRRLTDAGYVFIGMDHFAKPDDELAVAQRQGRLHRNFQGYSTHAEADLMAFGVSSISKVGPTYCQNYRTLDEYYDALDRGVLPVMRGLELTADDLLRRSIIQALMCHFELSIESIEIAHLIDFKSYFAGELADLREMEQAGLLSIDDQWISVLPRGRMLVRVIAMAFDKYLRADRERTRYSKVI; this comes from the coding sequence ATGTCGAGCAATTTCCAAGAACTGATTTTCGATCCGCAGGTCATCCGCCGTTTCGACGTCAATGGCCCGCGCTACACGTCCTATCCGACCGCCGACCGATTCGTCGAAGCTTTTGACGCGGAGGCCTATCGCTCATGGCTGGGCCGGCGCACCATCGGCGGGATCGCCCGACCGCTGTCATTATACTTCCACATCCCCTTCTGCAATACGATCTGCTACTACTGCGCCTGCAACAAGATTATTACTAAAGACCATGGCCGTTCCGCGAAGTACATCCGCTACCTGGACAGGGAGATGGCGATGCAGGCGGAGGCCCTGGACGGCAGCCGCGACGTGATCCAGCTGCACTGGGGCGGCGGCACGCCGACCTTCCTCGCCGACGACGAGATGAAGCGGCTGATGGAACTGACGCAGCGGCATTTCCGGCTGCTGCCCAACGGCGAATACTCGATCGAGGTCGACCCGCGCAAGGTCGACCGCGCGACGGTCAGGCTGCTCGGCGAGCTGGGCTTCAACCGCATGAGCGTCGGCGTGCAGGACTTCGAGCCGGCCGTGCAGCAGGCGGTCAATCGCGTGCAGACGCTCGACGAGACGCGCGTCGTCATCGAGGCAGCGCGCGAGTTCGGCTTCAAGTCGGTGTCGGTCGACCTGATTTACGGTCTGCCGAAGCAGAACGTGATCAGCTTCAACCACTCGCTCGACGAAGTCATCAAACTCTCGCCCGACCGCCTGTCGATTTATAATTACGCGCACCTGCCCAATCTCGCCAAGCCCCAGCGGCGCATCCTGGAAAGCGAGCTTCCGTCGGCCGAGACCAAGCTCCAGATTCTCCAGACCGCCATCCGCCGCCTGACGGACGCCGGCTATGTTTTCATCGGCATGGACCATTTCGCCAAGCCTGACGACGAACTGGCCGTGGCCCAGCGCCAAGGCCGGCTGCACCGCAACTTCCAGGGCTACTCGACCCATGCCGAGGCCGACCTCATGGCCTTCGGCGTCTCATCGATCAGCAAGGTCGGGCCGACCTACTGCCAGAACTATCGCACCCTCGACGAGTACTACGACGCCCTCGACCGCGGCGTGCTGCCGGTCATGCGCGGGCTGGAACTGACGGCCGACGATCTGCTGCGCCGCTCGATCATCCAGGCCCTGATGTGCCACTTCGAGCTGTCCATCGAATCCATCGAGATCGCGCACCTGATCGATTTCAAGTCCTACTTCGCCGGCGAACTGGCCGACCTGCGGGAAATGGAGCAGGCCGGGCTGCTCTCCATCGACGACCAGTGGATCAGCGTGCTGCCGCGCGGCCGCATGCTGGTGCGCGTCATCGCCATGGCCTTCGACAAGTACCTGCGCGCCGACCGCGAGCGCACGCGCTACTCCAAAGTCATCTGA
- a CDS encoding sulfite exporter TauE/SafE family protein has product MPDQGLLALFPLFVVGLLGGTHCVGMCGGIVGALSMQAPGGRPAISVHLAYNLGRIASYVLAGALAGTAGHAFGSLLPVQRGLYLFASLMLVAMGLYLLGVSQALTIVERGGQWLWARIQPATRRFLPVRGPAQALPLGALWGWLPCGLVYSALTLALASGSAARGALSMLAFGLGTLPNLLLAGLLLTRFRRFAQAPAMRIASGLLVLGFGLVGLANAARMFRG; this is encoded by the coding sequence ATGCCGGATCAGGGACTCCTCGCGCTGTTCCCCTTGTTCGTCGTGGGTCTGCTCGGCGGCACGCATTGCGTGGGCATGTGCGGCGGCATCGTCGGCGCCCTATCCATGCAGGCTCCCGGGGGGCGCCCGGCGATTTCCGTCCATCTCGCCTACAACCTCGGTCGCATCGCCAGCTACGTGCTGGCCGGAGCGCTGGCCGGGACCGCCGGCCACGCCTTCGGCAGCCTGCTGCCGGTGCAGCGCGGCCTCTATCTCTTCGCCAGCCTGATGCTCGTCGCGATGGGGCTATACCTTCTCGGCGTCTCGCAGGCGCTGACTATTGTCGAGCGCGGCGGGCAATGGCTGTGGGCGCGCATCCAGCCGGCGACGCGCCGCTTCCTGCCAGTGCGCGGGCCGGCGCAGGCGCTTCCGCTGGGGGCGCTCTGGGGCTGGCTGCCCTGCGGGCTGGTCTACAGCGCGCTGACCCTGGCGCTGGCTTCCGGATCGGCCGCGCGCGGGGCGCTGTCGATGCTGGCCTTCGGCCTCGGCACGCTGCCCAACCTGCTGCTCGCCGGCCTCCTGCTCACGCGCTTCCGGCGCTTTGCCCAGGCGCCGGCGATGCGCATCGCGTCGGGCCTGCTGGTGCTCGGCTTCGGCCTGGTCGGGCTGGCCAATGCGGCGCGGATGTTCCGGGGGTAG
- a CDS encoding universal stress protein: MNILLAIDGSEVSLRAVRGLIDHLRWFRDKPSVHLLHVHLPVPVGLALEHVGRETLDRYYKEEGEAVLAPALALLEAAALPATPHIHVGHPAETIAKLAGELGCELICMGTHGHGAVASAVLGSVAHKVLQLAHVPVLLTR, encoded by the coding sequence ATGAACATCCTTCTCGCCATCGACGGTTCCGAAGTTTCCCTGCGGGCGGTGCGGGGCCTGATCGACCACCTCCGCTGGTTCCGCGACAAGCCCTCCGTCCACTTGCTGCATGTACATCTGCCGGTGCCGGTCGGCCTGGCGCTCGAGCATGTGGGCCGCGAAACGCTCGACCGCTACTACAAGGAGGAGGGCGAGGCCGTGCTGGCGCCGGCGCTGGCTCTGCTGGAGGCGGCGGCATTGCCGGCCACCCCTCATATCCACGTCGGCCATCCGGCCGAAACCATCGCCAAGCTGGCCGGCGAACTCGGCTGCGAGCTCATCTGCATGGGCACCCACGGCCACGGCGCCGTGGCCAGTGCCGTCCTGGGGTCCGTGGCGCACAAGGTGCTGCAACTGGCCCATGTGCCGGTGCTTCTCACCCGATAG
- a CDS encoding rhodanese-like domain-containing protein yields MAVTPHELVVEAKSQIREVPTAEAQILLGKRVIIDVREYDEFAAGHLPGAINIPRGVLEFKIGMVPECANKDGAFLLYCRTSGRAALSAVQLQRIGYGDVISMAGGFEVWNNENRPTEKPEPINFE; encoded by the coding sequence ATGGCAGTCACCCCCCACGAACTGGTCGTCGAGGCCAAGTCCCAGATCAGGGAAGTGCCCACCGCCGAGGCGCAGATCCTGCTCGGCAAGCGCGTGATCATCGACGTGCGCGAGTACGACGAATTCGCCGCCGGCCACCTGCCCGGCGCGATCAACATCCCGCGCGGCGTCCTGGAATTCAAGATCGGCATGGTGCCGGAGTGCGCCAACAAGGACGGCGCCTTCCTGCTCTACTGCCGCACCAGCGGCCGCGCCGCTCTGTCCGCCGTGCAGTTGCAGAGGATCGGCTACGGCGACGTGATCTCGATGGCCGGCGGCTTCGAAGTCTGGAACAACGAGAACCGGCCGACCGAGAAGCCGGAGCCGATCAACTTTGAATAA